Part of the Imperialibacter roseus genome, AGCCTAGACCGGGTTACGGCCAGTTTCACCCAATCCTGAATCGGCGCATCTTTTGCCTGGCACATTCTCCAGATATCGCCAACCTCCACTGCGTGCTCAATCAGGGTGCTGCCATCAGCAGCTACTACCTTCACTTTTCCAGCAGCAGGAATCAGAAAAGTTTTATCGTGAGAGCCATACTCTTCGGCCTTTTGAGCCATCAAGCCTACGTTTGGCACACTACCCATAGTAGTTGGGTTGTAAGCTCCATGGGCTTTGCAATCTTCTATTACTGCTTCATAAACACCGGCATAAGCCCTGTCGGGAATCACAAATTTTGTGTCTTTTGCCTTTCCATCAGGTCCCCACATACGGCCAGAAGTACGGATGGCGGCTGGCATCGAAGCATCAATAATCACGTCACTTGGTACGTGCAGGTTGGTAATCCCTTTGTCAGAATTCACCATTGCCAAAGGAGGCTGCTTGTCGTAGCAAGCTTTAATATCAGCATCAATTTCAGCCTTTTTATCGGCTGGAAGTGTCGCTAGTTTCGCCAGCAAGTCGCCCATTCCATTGTTAGGATCTACCCCTAGTTCTTTAAAAGTAGCAGCATGCTTTTCAAATACCGGCTTGAAGTAGGCAAACACTGCATGGCCGAAAATAATCGGATCAGACACTTTCATCATGGTTGCTTTCAGGTGAACTGAGAACAACACATCGTCACTTTTAGCTTTAGCAATCTCTTTTTCCAGGAACGCACTTAATTTGCTCGCACTCATCACCGAAGCATCGATCACTTCGCCTTCCTGCAAAGCCAATTTCTCCTTCAATACCGTTATGGCGCCATTAGCTGCTACATGTTCTATTTTCACGACGCCGGCTTTGTTCATGGTGACTGATTTCTCATTTCCATAGAAATCGCCGTCTGTCATGGAAGCTACATGGGATTTCGAAGTTGACTCCCACTTGCCCATTGAATGAGGATTGTTTCTGGCGTATTCTTTCACTGCCCGTGGCGCCCTTCGGTCGGAGTTTCCTTCACGAAGCACAGGATTTACCGCACTGCCCATTACTTTACCGTACCGAACTTTTATGTCCTTTTCTTCATCACTTTTTGGCTCTACAGGGTAGTCCGGTAAATTGTACCCTTTCGACTGAAGCTCCTTTATAGCCGCCACCAGCTGTGGCATAGAGGCGCTGACATTTGGTAATTTAATGATGTTGGCTTCTGGTGTTTTGGCAAGTTCACCCAGCTCCGCCAGGTCGTCATTGATGCGCTGTCCTTCTTTCAACCTTTCCGGGAAGCTTGCAATAATTCTTCCTGAAAGAGATATATCTCTCGTCTCCACTGCAACACCCGCTGGCGACGTGAATCCCTCAATGATTGGTAACAATGAATGTGTAGCCAATGCAGGCGCCTCGTCTGTAATGGTGTAAATGATCTTGCCTTGTTTTGCCATTTGTTTCCTGAGTTTCAAAAGACCAGTTTGGTCTGCGATTTATGTAAATGATTGCTAGTTTTCTTGTTTATTGAAAAATCGGCCGAGTGAACATCGCCGAAACCCAAAGTATCCCGTTTTTCCCATAACTTTCTGTTCACTCACCATTTGAAAATTATTCCATTGAAAGCAAGAGGAAATCACCCTCCCTCCGGCGGCGCCAAATTACAGTAATTTTGCTATTTCTCACAGCCAAAGGGCGATAGTGTACCCAGCTCAATTACGAAAGGTATTTGATTTAACCACGCTGTGCTGATTGACGGTGACTTTACCAGCCACCGCCGCCGCCGCCGCCGCCGCCGCCACCCGACGAGCCACCTCCCCCACTGCCTGAACTACTTCCAGGCGCAGTGGATGAACTGCTAATGTTGGAGGTCAAACTCGAGCTGATGCTGCTACTAAATGTGCTGCTACTGAAGTGTCTCATTGAGGCATTGTGATACCAAATTGGGTGATAATCCATGCCATCGTTCGACGTGGCTTTCAGGTAAGACTCAAAATGCTCGCCCCACTCGTTTTCCACACCAAGAGCAATGGAAAAAGGAAGTAGTTTTTCGAAAAACTCCAACGCTGACCCTTTGCTTTGGAGCCGGTTGAACCTGTCCTCTTCCGCTGTTTTCATAAACAAACGTAACCCCTCCAGCTGATCCATCACCTTTCGGCCTTCCACAGTGGGAGCCTTAATGAGGTAAATAAACATGCCGTTGGCAAGGATAAATCCAAACACAATGGCTACGACGGATAAGTCCATGAGAGA contains:
- a CDS encoding NADP-dependent isocitrate dehydrogenase gives rise to the protein MAKQGKIIYTITDEAPALATHSLLPIIEGFTSPAGVAVETRDISLSGRIIASFPERLKEGQRINDDLAELGELAKTPEANIIKLPNVSASMPQLVAAIKELQSKGYNLPDYPVEPKSDEEKDIKVRYGKVMGSAVNPVLREGNSDRRAPRAVKEYARNNPHSMGKWESTSKSHVASMTDGDFYGNEKSVTMNKAGVVKIEHVAANGAITVLKEKLALQEGEVIDASVMSASKLSAFLEKEIAKAKSDDVLFSVHLKATMMKVSDPIIFGHAVFAYFKPVFEKHAATFKELGVDPNNGMGDLLAKLATLPADKKAEIDADIKACYDKQPPLAMVNSDKGITNLHVPSDVIIDASMPAAIRTSGRMWGPDGKAKDTKFVIPDRAYAGVYEAVIEDCKAHGAYNPTTMGSVPNVGLMAQKAEEYGSHDKTFLIPAAGKVKVVAADGSTLIEHAVEVGDIWRMCQAKDAPIQDWVKLAVTRSRLSNTPAVFWLDKNRAHDAELIKKVNTYLKDHDTKGLEIKIMSPVEATKFSVERIRKGLDTISVTGNVLRDYLTDLFPILEVGTSAKMLSIVPLMAGGGLFETGAGGSAPKHVQQFNEEGHLRWDSLGEFLALAASLEHLSIATSNPRAQVLADTLDAATSKFLQENKSPSRDVNEIDNRGSHFYLAMYWAEAMAAQDKDAELKSIFTGVYKSLSENEAKINKELLAAQGSPVDIGGYYKPDEALTFAAMRPSATLNAVVDGLKK